A single region of the Halorussus gelatinilyticus genome encodes:
- a CDS encoding diacylglycerol/lipid kinase family protein: MSETWGALADPDTSGDAVRGAHVVTDDRAERERLLPDGGVRSDRVLVYNPVSGNGDHREEVRELADRAGFTVLETQAGGEAVAFARLAADAGADLVAAAGGDGTVNEVARGLDAADALSEVTFGVVPTGTGNNFAGNLGIESIEHAFEVLADGERRRIDVATAGRDAKRGDELFLNSCIAGLTAEASASTSPELKDRLGMLAYVVTGLRTLREFDALPLAVEADCPGADKAWTGDAVMVLVGNARRFPAEGRSQANCEDGLLEVTIIERMPPADLLQEAAIHRLFGDETEHVTRLLAPELQVDVRRDDPVGFSFDGEIAEYQSLTIGTRERVLEIPVGESYEPNPEGR, translated from the coding sequence ATGTCCGAGACTTGGGGGGCGCTCGCAGACCCCGACACGAGCGGGGACGCCGTTCGAGGCGCACACGTCGTCACCGACGACCGAGCGGAGCGCGAGCGACTCCTCCCGGACGGGGGCGTTCGGAGCGACCGGGTACTCGTCTACAACCCGGTCAGCGGGAACGGCGACCACCGCGAGGAGGTCCGGGAGCTGGCCGACCGAGCCGGGTTCACGGTGCTGGAGACCCAGGCGGGCGGCGAGGCGGTCGCCTTCGCCCGACTCGCGGCCGACGCCGGGGCCGACCTCGTGGCCGCGGCGGGCGGCGACGGCACCGTCAACGAGGTGGCCCGCGGACTCGACGCCGCCGACGCTCTGAGCGAGGTGACGTTCGGCGTCGTCCCGACCGGCACGGGCAACAACTTCGCGGGGAACCTCGGTATCGAGAGCATCGAACACGCCTTCGAGGTCCTCGCGGACGGCGAACGGCGGCGCATCGACGTGGCGACCGCCGGACGCGACGCGAAACGCGGCGACGAACTCTTTCTGAACTCCTGCATCGCGGGGCTAACCGCCGAGGCCAGCGCCTCGACCTCGCCGGAACTCAAGGACAGACTCGGTATGCTGGCCTACGTCGTCACCGGACTCCGGACCCTCCGGGAGTTCGACGCGCTCCCGCTCGCGGTCGAGGCGGACTGTCCCGGCGCGGACAAGGCGTGGACGGGCGACGCGGTGATGGTCCTCGTGGGCAACGCCCGGCGGTTCCCCGCCGAGGGGCGCTCGCAGGCCAACTGCGAGGACGGCCTGCTCGAAGTGACCATCATCGAACGGATGCCGCCCGCCGACCTGCTACAGGAGGCCGCGATTCACCGACTGTTCGGCGACGAGACCGAGCACGTCACCCGCCTACTGGCCCCCGAGCTACAGGTGGACGTTCGCCGCGACGACCCGGTCGGATTCAGTTTCGACGGCGAGATCGCCGAGTACCAATCACTGACGATAGGGACCCGAGAGCGCGTGCTGGAGATACCGGTCGGCGAGAGCTACGAACCGAATCCCGAAGGGCGATAA
- a CDS encoding DUF5815 family protein: MAEPRVPGGRGAEIDLPCGESVHVHDLDMGMREYECDCGETHAVVTDVHPPSRFVPEFLVEVLRATIDTDDDLGEFGTPHVMGVVLEEFPEEVVSENVEDDQDVGYALVWLTDFDSRRLHEIVVELLVELMEHAVSHADDDSAMAQFEDDMLDFDVAEFVEQYRRERDFSGPHDTAA, from the coding sequence ATGGCAGAACCGCGCGTTCCGGGCGGCCGAGGGGCCGAAATCGACCTCCCGTGCGGCGAGTCGGTCCACGTCCACGACCTCGACATGGGTATGCGCGAGTACGAGTGCGACTGCGGGGAGACGCACGCGGTCGTGACCGACGTGCATCCGCCCTCCCGATTCGTCCCCGAGTTCCTCGTGGAGGTCCTCCGGGCGACCATCGACACCGACGACGATTTGGGCGAGTTCGGCACCCCGCACGTCATGGGCGTCGTGTTGGAGGAGTTCCCCGAGGAGGTCGTCAGCGAGAACGTCGAGGACGACCAGGACGTGGGCTACGCACTGGTCTGGCTGACCGACTTCGACTCGCGGCGACTCCACGAAATCGTCGTGGAACTGCTGGTGGAACTGATGGAACACGCCGTCAGCCACGCCGACGACGATTCGGCGATGGCCCAGTTCGAAGACGACATGCTCGACTTCGACGTGGCGGAGTTCGTCGAGCAGTACCGCCGCGAGCGCGACTTCTCCGGACCGCACGATACGGCGGCCTGA
- a CDS encoding DUF7124 domain-containing protein, producing the protein MNGSGEMTLAFELSALERLAEPGAVFDDARRWSKYVGVVSDKPTYVVTNFTRKNRIRQDFFSGPKGKGESLESVREQFETDRHVFVGTSDEDRDLAEDHEWEFLDVTEAAEAAEWQLAEEAEEADDDPEEDQRDDWP; encoded by the coding sequence ATGAACGGAAGCGGCGAGATGACCCTCGCCTTCGAACTCTCGGCGCTGGAGCGACTGGCCGAACCCGGCGCGGTGTTCGACGACGCGCGCAGGTGGAGCAAGTACGTCGGCGTGGTCTCGGACAAGCCCACCTACGTCGTCACCAACTTCACCCGGAAGAACCGCATCCGGCAGGACTTCTTCTCCGGCCCGAAGGGGAAAGGCGAGAGCTTGGAGAGCGTCCGCGAGCAGTTCGAGACCGACCGCCACGTCTTCGTCGGCACGAGCGACGAGGACCGCGACCTCGCGGAGGACCACGAGTGGGAGTTCCTCGACGTGACCGAGGCCGCCGAAGCCGCCGAGTGGCAACTGGCCGAGGAGGCCGAGGAGGCCGACGACGACCCCGAGGAAGACCAGCGCGACGACTGGCCCTGA
- a CDS encoding DUF7120 family protein, producing the protein MPQLEIALSDDVDMQIDQLVTQEEFVDRQEALEEILSLGIKEYQTTMESDTRDEMEFADEMMETTERSLGDEDEGYRF; encoded by the coding sequence ATGCCCCAACTCGAGATCGCTCTGTCGGACGACGTGGACATGCAGATAGACCAGCTCGTCACACAGGAGGAGTTCGTGGACCGCCAGGAGGCCCTCGAAGAGATCCTCTCGCTCGGCATCAAGGAGTACCAGACGACGATGGAGAGCGACACCCGCGACGAGATGGAGTTCGCCGACGAGATGATGGAGACCACCGAGCGCTCGCTCGGCGACGAAGACGAAGGCTACCGCTTCTGA
- a CDS encoding NAD(P)/FAD-dependent oxidoreductase yields the protein MSESYVIIGDGIAGSSAAETIREEAPDADVSVITDEGEALYNRILIKEFAKGKLPEAPISIHEEDWYAERDIDLELNTFVTNVDPDAHEVHTHDSGTFEYDKLLVATGGTPTQLPVDNSDAEGVHHFWTFQDARKIQEHADETDTGVVVGAGLLGIDLAAICAAQEVDAKYIMRGNRWWRYGLSLDGAEIIHDALEEKGVEPVLESGVEEFQTDDDGHVVSTVDANGEEYESDFVGVAIGLNFNTEYLQGTGIEEDSGIVVDEYMQTNVEDIYAAGDITRYYDTILDEYAQNGSWGSAKEQGQIAAKNMVADDEEEAFRWVSSYSITHFDFPFLSFGFPTLGDDECERKYSDTEWRRLAFKDGKLVGGVLIGDIAPQGRYKDLIRQEAEVADQKEILLEKDFDPEELAIPQEQ from the coding sequence ATGAGCGAGTCGTACGTGATAATCGGTGACGGTATCGCGGGGAGTTCCGCGGCGGAGACCATCCGCGAGGAGGCCCCCGACGCCGACGTATCCGTGATCACAGACGAAGGTGAGGCCCTGTACAACCGTATCCTCATCAAAGAGTTCGCCAAAGGAAAGCTGCCCGAAGCGCCCATCTCCATCCACGAGGAAGACTGGTACGCCGAACGAGACATCGACCTCGAACTCAACACGTTCGTGACGAACGTGGACCCCGACGCGCACGAGGTCCACACCCACGACAGCGGCACGTTCGAGTACGACAAGCTGCTGGTCGCCACGGGCGGGACGCCGACCCAGCTTCCGGTTGACAACAGCGACGCCGAGGGCGTCCACCACTTCTGGACGTTCCAGGACGCCCGGAAGATTCAGGAACACGCCGACGAGACCGACACCGGCGTCGTCGTCGGCGCGGGCCTGCTCGGTATCGACCTCGCGGCGATCTGTGCCGCGCAGGAAGTGGACGCCAAGTACATCATGCGGGGCAACCGCTGGTGGCGCTACGGCCTGAGCCTCGACGGTGCCGAAATCATCCACGACGCGCTCGAAGAGAAGGGCGTCGAACCCGTCCTCGAGAGCGGCGTCGAGGAGTTCCAGACCGACGACGACGGCCACGTCGTCTCGACGGTGGACGCCAACGGCGAGGAGTACGAGAGCGACTTCGTCGGCGTCGCCATCGGCCTGAACTTCAACACCGAGTACCTCCAGGGCACGGGCATCGAGGAGGACAGCGGTATCGTCGTGGACGAGTACATGCAGACCAACGTCGAGGACATCTACGCGGCCGGTGACATCACCCGGTACTACGACACCATCCTCGACGAGTACGCCCAGAACGGCTCGTGGGGCAGTGCGAAAGAGCAGGGCCAAATCGCGGCGAAGAACATGGTCGCCGACGACGAGGAGGAGGCGTTCCGCTGGGTGTCCTCCTACTCCATCACGCACTTCGACTTCCCGTTCCTCAGCTTCGGCTTCCCGACGCTGGGCGACGACGAGTGCGAGCGCAAGTACAGCGACACCGAGTGGCGTCGCCTCGCGTTCAAGGACGGCAAGCTCGTCGGCGGCGTCCTCATCGGCGACATCGCCCCGCAGGGCCGGTACAAGGACCTCATCCGCCAAGAGGCCGAGGTCGCCGACCAGAAGGAGATTCTGCTGGAGAAGGACTTCGACCCCGAAGAGCTGGCGATTCCCCAAGAACAGTAG
- a CDS encoding DUF6149 family protein produces MKINQNVRHFASRKALELPVVSDIVKQKLVDLHTRIFLEKADEAHREERRERLDAFFDATMDTYLAALQQGAPEAEAREITHIQANFDFYNHGWTEMMEFPSDELDDHYDRYREFFERHGIAIEDPLGEFEPAGGIPDAPSTPEKLDEPEHPYAEGGFADDVYVQGPDGEVRVGGQDEPEDVSVTDAPGVSDEDAEA; encoded by the coding sequence ATGAAGATAAACCAGAACGTCCGCCACTTCGCCTCGCGGAAGGCGCTCGAGCTTCCGGTCGTCTCCGACATCGTGAAGCAGAAGCTCGTGGACCTCCACACCCGCATCTTCCTCGAGAAGGCCGACGAGGCCCACCGCGAGGAGCGCAGGGAGCGACTCGACGCCTTCTTCGACGCGACGATGGACACCTACCTCGCGGCGCTCCAGCAGGGCGCGCCCGAGGCCGAGGCCCGCGAAATCACCCACATTCAGGCCAACTTCGACTTCTACAACCACGGCTGGACCGAGATGATGGAGTTCCCGAGCGACGAGTTGGACGACCACTACGACCGCTACCGGGAGTTCTTCGAGCGCCACGGCATCGCCATCGAGGACCCCCTCGGCGAGTTCGAGCCCGCGGGCGGCATCCCGGACGCGCCCTCGACGCCCGAGAAGCTGGACGAGCCGGAGCATCCCTACGCCGAAGGCGGCTTCGCCGACGACGTGTACGTGCAGGGTCCAGACGGCGAGGTTCGCGTGGGTGGGCAGGACGAACCCGAGGACGTGAGCGTGACGGACGCGCCCGGCGTGAGCGACGAGGACGCCGAAGCGTAA
- a CDS encoding NAD(P)/FAD-dependent oxidoreductase, whose translation MKGVVGGGIAGLAAAYRLQQHGHDVQVFEASDQIGGLAAVYETAGDPVEKFYHHLSASEETIIDLIGELGLGERLEWPIGKNAYYWDGTVYPMDKPWEILAYPHMSVYDKFRLAMLTQEIDVRGGIPKFDTYENLEDFEDVPIEQFLREHTSHGVYEGFFEPLLDAKFGDRKDDVSAAWLLGRIKFRGERDLLRGEPLGYLEGGFGQLLDALVDAVGRENITTNARVTDLNLDDDAVSEMTVEVADGASTASGEDRAAEAEAEADGGATTQTYAVDDVVVAAMPNVLEDLCGYECDIDFQGAVCALVTMDEALTDTYWLNVAHDAPFGALIEHTNYMPPENYGGDHLLYVASYIQDYEEDLWQMDESEVEDLWLGHIEEMFPDWDRSHVEEFRLAKNPRAAPIYERGYLDMVIPYDLSAEVADGLYYAGMASRAQYPERSLNGGIVAGYECADRIAGRKEVVSPE comes from the coding sequence ATGAAAGGTGTCGTCGGTGGGGGAATCGCGGGTCTCGCGGCCGCCTACCGCCTCCAGCAACACGGACACGACGTGCAGGTATTCGAAGCCAGCGACCAGATCGGCGGCCTCGCGGCGGTGTACGAGACCGCGGGCGACCCCGTCGAGAAGTTCTATCACCACCTCTCGGCCTCCGAGGAGACCATCATCGACCTCATCGGCGAGTTGGGACTCGGCGAGAGGCTGGAGTGGCCCATCGGGAAGAACGCGTACTACTGGGACGGGACCGTCTACCCGATGGACAAGCCGTGGGAGATTCTGGCCTACCCCCACATGAGCGTCTACGACAAGTTCCGCCTCGCGATGCTCACCCAGGAGATAGACGTTCGCGGCGGGATTCCGAAGTTCGACACGTACGAGAATCTGGAGGACTTCGAGGACGTCCCCATCGAGCAGTTCCTACGCGAACACACCTCTCACGGGGTATACGAGGGGTTCTTCGAGCCACTGCTCGACGCCAAGTTCGGCGACCGGAAAGACGACGTGAGCGCGGCGTGGTTGCTCGGCCGCATCAAGTTCCGCGGCGAGCGCGACCTGTTGCGCGGCGAACCGCTGGGCTACCTCGAAGGCGGGTTCGGCCAGTTGCTCGACGCCCTCGTGGACGCGGTGGGTCGCGAGAACATCACGACGAACGCGCGGGTCACGGACCTCAACCTCGACGACGATGCGGTCAGCGAGATGACCGTGGAGGTCGCGGACGGCGCGTCCACCGCGAGTGGGGAGGACCGAGCGGCCGAGGCAGAGGCCGAGGCCGACGGTGGCGCGACCACTCAGACTTACGCCGTAGACGACGTGGTGGTCGCCGCGATGCCGAACGTCCTCGAAGACCTCTGTGGCTACGAGTGCGACATCGACTTCCAGGGCGCGGTCTGTGCGCTCGTGACGATGGACGAGGCGCTGACCGACACCTACTGGCTGAACGTCGCCCACGACGCGCCGTTCGGCGCGCTCATCGAGCACACCAACTACATGCCGCCGGAGAACTACGGCGGCGACCACCTGCTGTACGTCGCCAGCTACATCCAGGACTACGAGGAGGACCTCTGGCAGATGGACGAAAGCGAAGTCGAGGACCTCTGGCTCGGCCACATCGAGGAGATGTTCCCCGACTGGGACCGCTCGCACGTCGAGGAGTTCCGCCTCGCCAAGAACCCCCGCGCCGCCCCCATCTACGAGCGCGGCTACCTCGACATGGTGATTCCCTACGACCTCTCGGCGGAAGTCGCGGACGGACTCTACTACGCAGGGATGGCCAGCAGAGCGCAGTACCCCGAGCGCAGTCTGAACGGCGGTATCGTCGCGGGCTACGAGTGCGCGGACAGGATTGCGGGTCGCAAGGAAGTCGTCAGCCCGGAGTGA